A region of Bombilactobacillus folatiphilus DNA encodes the following proteins:
- a CDS encoding Ig-like domain-containing protein yields MLRIKKRNLLITALLVFFLSLIHMSMNNIQAAALDPNEYIDSLQYGDSELYDGGTTQLDVTFSEKTANSIQSGDTITLNLPPELTGVNATITLSEYATATITSGQIVIAFNSNVASHTNVRGDFHLNLRANMDNNPNDSQVVDGNLGLNNLPPNNITINKIPAPDVYPFGYKGGSPI; encoded by the coding sequence ATGTTGAGAATCAAAAAAAGGAATCTTTTGATTACAGCACTATTAGTTTTTTTCCTATCACTGATTCATATGTCGATGAATAATATTCAAGCGGCGGCGTTAGATCCAAATGAATATATCGACAGTCTTCAGTACGGTGATAGTGAACTCTATGATGGTGGCACTACCCAATTAGATGTCACTTTCAGTGAAAAGACGGCTAATTCTATCCAAAGTGGTGATACGATTACGTTGAATTTACCGCCAGAATTAACGGGAGTCAACGCGACGATTACTTTGAGCGAATATGCAACCGCTACCATCACTAGCGGGCAAATCGTCATCGCTTTCAATAGTAACGTGGCTAGTCATACCAATGTTCGTGGCGATTTTCATTTGAATCTTCGCGCCAACATGGATAATAATCCTAACGATAGCCAAGTCGTCGATGGTAATTTAGGATTGAATAACCTGCCACCCAACAATATCACAATCAACAAAATTCCTGCCCCAGATGTGTATCCTTTTGGATACAAAGGCGGGTCGCCGATTTAA